DNA sequence from the Candidatus Zixiibacteriota bacterium genome:
GTCGACGAGGCAACACGTTTCTTAGAGGATAGTGTAAAGCAATGTATAGACGGCAACTCCCCTGTCGAGAAAGCTGTCATCGGCTCGGTTGTGCCGCAACTGACTCCTGTTTTTGAAAATGCCATACAGAACCTCTTTAAATGCCGGTCATTAGTTGTCTCATCATTGTTGAGACTTCCAGTAACATTGGTAGTAAGCTACCCTGAACAACTTGGCGCCGACAGAATTGCTAATGTTGTCGCTGGGTTTATCAAGTATGGGGGAGTCGGCAAACCGCTTATCATTGTCGATTTCGGGACTGCCACAAAGATCGAGGCAATAACCGAAGATGGGAAGTTTCTTGGGGGAGTTATTTTCCCGGGGATAGAAACATCAATGACAGCTTTGACGCAAAAGGCCGCAAAATTGTTTGAGATAAAGTTTGAGCCAACAGAAAATGTAATCGGAAAATCAACAACTGACGCTCTCACCTCGGGGCTTTTTCATGGCACAGTCGGGCAAGTGGATTATCTTATCGAGCGAATAATCGCTGAAGCCGCATTTCAAAATCCAATAGTTATAGCTACAGGGGGGCTGTCGTCCGGATTCGAGACATATTCGAGACATATCACACGTGTCGACCCATTTCTGACGCTTGATGGCTTGCGTCTGATTGCCGAATACAAATAGTTTGTTTTGACTGTGCCACATTCTGATACTGTCTGAGATTACATTGAGCATGTGATGAACCGCCGCATTAATTATCCCCGGAAAGTGCTAGACAACCCGTGCGTAATTGACTTGGTTTTACTACTTCA
Encoded proteins:
- a CDS encoding type III pantothenate kinase, whose protein sequence is MLLALDIGNSSIVVGLFERQIMITHSRFVSRRDISVDEATRFLEDSVKQCIDGNSPVEKAVIGSVVPQLTPVFENAIQNLFKCRSLVVSSLLRLPVTLVVSYPEQLGADRIANVVAGFIKYGGVGKPLIIVDFGTATKIEAITEDGKFLGGVIFPGIETSMTALTQKAAKLFEIKFEPTENVIGKSTTDALTSGLFHGTVGQVDYLIERIIAEAAFQNPIVIATGGLSSGFETYSRHITRVDPFLTLDGLRLIAEYK